In Chromatiaceae bacterium, a single genomic region encodes these proteins:
- the fabA gene encoding 3-hydroxyacyl-[acyl-carrier-protein] dehydratase FabA, protein MARSDTFGRDDLLKCGYGEMFGPGNAQLPVPNMLMMDRITRIADHGGQFGKGEIIAELDIRPDLWFFDCHFPGDPVMPGCLGLDAMWQSVGFYLAWLGNPGHGRALGVGEVKFTGQVLPTATRVVYYIDIKRVITRKLVLGIADGRMEVDGREIYTAKDLRVGLFTSTEGF, encoded by the coding sequence ATGGCCAGATCGGATACATTCGGGCGGGACGACCTGCTCAAATGCGGTTACGGAGAGATGTTCGGTCCGGGCAACGCGCAATTGCCGGTGCCCAACATGCTGATGATGGACCGCATCACGCGTATTGCCGATCACGGCGGCCAATTCGGCAAGGGCGAGATCATCGCCGAACTCGATATCCGCCCCGATCTGTGGTTCTTCGATTGCCATTTCCCTGGCGATCCTGTCATGCCCGGTTGCCTTGGACTCGATGCCATGTGGCAGTCGGTCGGTTTCTATCTCGCGTGGCTGGGAAACCCCGGCCACGGCCGCGCGCTTGGCGTCGGAGAAGTGAAGTTTACCGGACAGGTTCTGCCGACCGCGACCCGTGTCGTCTATTACATCGACATCAAACGCGTGATCACCCGCAAGCTCGTGCTCGGCATCGCCGACGGACGCATGGAGGTCGATGGCCGGGAGATCTATACGGCGAAGGACCTGCGCGTCGGCCTGTTCACCTCGACCGAGGGGTTCTGA
- a CDS encoding response regulator produces MTATAPTVLVVDDEPINVDILVDYLEDSGYHIETAPDGQFAWDLLESNPEIYDVVILDRMMPGLNGMEVLERIKQHPVLQSVPVILQTALAAREEILEGLQAGAYYYLTKPFDQAMLLSVLTTAIDDRRRYQRALEDSDVASRTFGLLREATFSFRTLGSARDIAVVLANAFPDPRRVAIGLTELLVNAVEHGNLGITYAEKGQLREMDSWEQEVEARLLRPENVSKEVSVRYLRELDRIRVTITDEGEGFNWHDYLEMDPSRAFDTHGRGIAMSRMISFDELAYHGKGNEVEVTVMLQN; encoded by the coding sequence ATGACTGCGACCGCGCCGACCGTGTTGGTCGTGGATGACGAACCGATCAACGTCGATATCCTGGTCGATTACCTGGAGGACTCGGGTTACCACATCGAGACGGCGCCCGACGGACAGTTTGCCTGGGATCTGCTGGAGTCGAACCCCGAGATCTACGATGTCGTGATTCTCGACCGCATGATGCCGGGCCTGAACGGCATGGAGGTCCTCGAACGCATCAAGCAGCATCCCGTACTGCAAAGCGTTCCCGTGATACTACAGACCGCACTGGCGGCGCGCGAGGAGATCCTCGAAGGCCTGCAGGCCGGTGCCTACTACTACCTGACCAAGCCGTTCGATCAGGCGATGTTGCTCAGCGTGCTGACGACGGCGATCGACGACCGTCGACGGTACCAGCGCGCGCTCGAAGACAGCGATGTCGCCAGTCGTACATTCGGGCTGTTGCGCGAGGCCACCTTCAGTTTCCGCACCCTGGGTTCGGCACGCGATATCGCCGTCGTGCTGGCCAATGCGTTCCCCGATCCGCGGCGCGTCGCGATCGGGCTGACCGAACTGCTGGTGAATGCCGTTGAACACGGCAATCTCGGCATCACCTATGCCGAGAAAGGTCAGTTGCGCGAAATGGACAGCTGGGAGCAGGAGGTGGAAGCGCGACTGTTGCGACCGGAAAACGTCAGCAAAGAGGTCTCGGTCCGCTACCTACGCGAACTCGATCGGATACGTGTGACCATCACCGACGAAGGCGAGGGGTTCAACTGGCACGACTACCTCGAGATGGACCCGTCACGCGCCTTCGATACCCACGGTCGCGGCATCGCCATGTCGCGCATGATCAGTTTTGACGAACTCGCGTATCACGGCAAAGGCAACGAGGTCGAAGTCACGGTCATGTTGCAGAACTGA
- a CDS encoding proline--tRNA ligase, with protein sequence MRTSNFPLQTLKEVPADAEIASHRLMLRAGLIRKLAAGLYTWLPLGLRVLRKVENIVREEMDRAGALEVLMPAVQPAELWQESGRWDQYGPELLRLHDRHSREFCFGPTHEEIITDLARNELRSYRQLPVNFYQIQTKFRDEIRPRFGVMRAREFLMKDAYSFHLDQASLQQTYEQMHAAYCRIFQRCGLDFRPVAADTGSIGGSGSHEFHVLADSGEDAIAFSTDSDYAANVELAEAVAPAAAAPASGRAMALVDTPDARTIAELVEQFEQPIEQTLKTLIVVAADDADAELVALLLRGDHELNAIKAEKLPQVAAPLQMAGEEQIRAAVGAGPGSLGPVGLPLPMIADRAAAALVDFSAGANLDGKHYFGINWGRDVALPEVADIRNVVEGDPSPDGRGNLTIARGIEVGHIFQLGRKYSDAMNATVLDENGKQVVMTMGCYGIGVSRVVGAAIEQHNDERGILWPTAIAPFTLALIPMQMHKSARVREAAEGLYQALCSAGIDVLFDDRDARPGVMFADIELVGIPHRVVIGERGLDNGEVEYRARTDSENQMLPLDGFVEYIRAKIDGEIG encoded by the coding sequence ATGCGCACCTCAAATTTCCCGCTACAGACCCTGAAAGAAGTCCCCGCCGATGCCGAGATCGCCAGCCATCGCCTGATGCTGCGTGCCGGCCTGATACGCAAGCTCGCTGCCGGGCTATACACCTGGCTGCCATTGGGTCTGCGCGTGCTGCGCAAGGTGGAGAACATCGTGCGCGAGGAGATGGACCGCGCCGGCGCGCTCGAAGTGCTGATGCCTGCGGTGCAACCGGCCGAATTGTGGCAGGAATCCGGCCGCTGGGACCAGTACGGCCCGGAACTGCTGCGCCTGCACGATCGTCACAGTCGCGAATTCTGTTTCGGCCCTACCCACGAAGAGATCATCACCGACCTGGCACGCAACGAGCTGCGTAGCTACCGCCAGCTGCCGGTCAACTTCTATCAGATACAGACCAAGTTCCGCGACGAGATCCGGCCGCGATTCGGCGTGATGCGGGCCCGCGAGTTCCTGATGAAGGATGCCTATTCTTTCCACCTGGACCAGGCATCGTTGCAGCAGACCTACGAGCAGATGCACGCGGCGTATTGCCGGATTTTCCAACGCTGCGGCCTGGATTTCCGCCCGGTCGCCGCGGACACCGGCAGCATCGGCGGCAGCGGTTCACACGAGTTTCACGTGCTGGCCGATTCCGGCGAGGATGCGATCGCGTTCTCCACAGACAGCGACTATGCCGCAAACGTCGAACTGGCAGAGGCGGTCGCACCCGCTGCCGCGGCACCGGCGTCCGGACGCGCGATGGCACTGGTCGACACGCCCGACGCCAGGACCATCGCCGAGCTCGTCGAACAGTTCGAGCAGCCGATCGAACAGACACTCAAGACACTGATCGTCGTGGCCGCGGACGATGCCGACGCGGAGCTGGTGGCATTGCTGCTGCGCGGGGATCACGAATTGAACGCGATCAAGGCCGAGAAGCTGCCGCAGGTGGCCGCACCGCTGCAGATGGCGGGCGAGGAGCAGATACGGGCAGCGGTCGGCGCGGGTCCCGGCTCCCTCGGTCCGGTGGGTCTGCCGTTGCCGATGATCGCCGATCGGGCGGCCGCGGCGCTGGTCGATTTCAGCGCCGGTGCGAACCTGGACGGCAAGCACTATTTCGGCATCAACTGGGGGCGCGATGTCGCACTGCCGGAGGTTGCGGATATCCGCAACGTTGTAGAGGGCGACCCGAGTCCGGATGGTCGGGGCAACCTGACCATCGCGCGCGGCATCGAGGTCGGTCACATCTTCCAGCTCGGGCGCAAGTACAGCGATGCAATGAACGCCACCGTGCTCGACGAGAACGGTAAACAGGTCGTGATGACCATGGGGTGCTACGGCATCGGCGTGTCGCGCGTGGTCGGGGCCGCGATCGAACAGCACAACGACGAGCGCGGCATCCTCTGGCCAACCGCAATAGCGCCGTTCACGCTGGCATTGATACCGATGCAGATGCACAAATCGGCCCGCGTGCGCGAGGCCGCGGAGGGCCTGTACCAGGCCTTGTGCAGCGCCGGCATCGACGTATTGTTCGATGACCGCGATGCACGCCCCGGGGTGATGTTCGCCGACATCGAACTGGTCGGCATCCCGCATCGCGTGGTGATCGGCGAGCGCGGACTGGACAACGGCGAGGTCGAATACCGGGCGCGTACCGACAGCGAGAACCAGATGCTGCCGCTGGACGGCTTCGTCGAATACATCCGGGCAAAGATCGACGGGGAGATCGGCTGA
- a CDS encoding transglutaminase-like cysteine peptidase — translation MSSLSLVPSQLCEASRLLASLVLSGLLAGWVFAQGLVFSDALLDWMEREYGTAARARVVELQRLIESGTDLEERTKLERVNAFFNRVSYDSDYALWDQKDYWATPFEVLGVYSADCEDYAISKYFTLLSMGVAEDRLRITYVKALELDQAHMVLAYYAAPDVEPLILDNLRGAIVPAGERADLVPVYSFNGADLWLAVNSMQGKRVGDADRLSLWQSYQARLMQQMAVER, via the coding sequence ATGTCTTCCCTTTCGCTCGTGCCATCGCAGCTCTGCGAAGCCTCGCGGTTGCTGGCGTCGTTGGTGCTGTCCGGCCTGTTGGCAGGCTGGGTGTTCGCCCAGGGGTTGGTGTTCAGCGATGCGCTGCTGGACTGGATGGAACGCGAGTACGGGACCGCTGCGCGTGCCCGGGTGGTCGAGCTGCAACGCCTGATCGAGTCCGGTACCGATCTCGAGGAACGCACCAAGCTGGAGCGCGTGAACGCCTTCTTCAATCGTGTCAGCTACGATTCCGACTATGCACTTTGGGATCAGAAGGACTACTGGGCGACGCCCTTCGAGGTACTCGGCGTCTATTCGGCGGATTGTGAAGACTACGCGATCTCGAAGTATTTCACGTTGCTCAGCATGGGCGTCGCCGAAGACCGCTTGCGCATCACCTACGTCAAGGCGCTGGAACTCGACCAGGCACACATGGTGCTCGCCTACTATGCCGCACCGGACGTGGAACCGCTGATTCTCGACAATCTGCGCGGGGCCATAGTCCCGGCGGGCGAACGCGCCGATCTGGTACCGGTGTACAGCTTCAACGGGGCCGATCTGTGGCTCGCGGTCAACAGCATGCAAGGTAAGCGGGTGGGCGATGCGGACCGGCTTTCGCTCTGGCAGTCGTACCAGGCGCGGCTGATGCAACAGATGGCAGTCGAACGGTGA